The genomic region AAAAATACAACTCTGTTATGCCTAGTCAATCACTATCAGATCAAGAGGTAGCTGACGTTATGAACTACGTGTATAATAATTGGGGCAATGATAAAACCATTATTACTGCAGCAGAAATCAAAAAAAGACGTGGTAATTAATTAAATAATTGGGAAGCACACATCTGTGTTTCCCAATTCAATACAATGTTAATATGTTGAAGAAGCTAAAACAGATGTTGTATATTTCCTTTGGAATTGCTGTTTCATATACAGGACATTCCCAAGAAATGGTGCTAATTAAGAAAGGGAGTTATACTCCTCTTTATGGTTCTGCTGATAAAAAACCTGTACAAGTTGCTTCATTTTATTTGGATGTTTATCCGATAACCAATCAGCAATACTTAGATTTCCTGATAAAAAATAAAGCCTACACTAAATCTCAAATCAAAAGAATATTCGCAGATAAAAGCTATCTGAACTATTGGAAATCGGATCTGGATTTTGGGAATGCAAATCCTAAGTCCCCCATAACAAATGTGTCTTGGTATGCAGCCAAGAAATATTGCGAAAGTCGAGGAAAAAGATTAGCAACAATGGATGAATGGGAGTATGCTGCGATGGCGGATGCAAGATCTTTTGATGCTAGAAATAAAAAATCATATAATCAATTCATTCTAAATTGGTATGAAACTCCAAAAACTTATAACAATGTAGTGGGCAGCACCTTCAAAAATTACTGGGGAGTCTACGACCTACATGGTTTGGTTTGGGAATGGACATCTGATTTTAACAGTATCTTTTTGACTGGTGAGTCAAGGAAGGATAAAGGTGAAGATGGGAATTTGTTCTGTGGTGGAGCATCTGTAAATGCAAGCGATTTAATGAATTATGCTGCTTTTATGCGTTATGCTTTTAGAGGAAGTATGAAGGCAGCTTATACCAGCAGAAATTTAGGGTTTCGATGTGCAAGGGATATAAAATGATTAATTATGAAGATTAACAAGTTAATAATATATGGCTGTTGTGGACTACTGATGCTAGGATGTAAGAGTAGCACAAAAGATGAAACTATAGAAAAAAAACAAGCTATTCTTACGGAAGATCTTTCCGATCTGTCGATTTATAATTTACCTTCAAATTGGACGGATCAACATGCTAATCAAATGCAATTGCAAGATCTGAGGGGAAACATTGTGGTCGTGGCCATGATTTACACGTCTTGTCAAGCGGCATGCCCTCGATTGGTTGCTGATATGCGACACATTGAAAAAACGGTAAATTCTAAAGCCAAATCGAAAATTAAATATCTCCTGGTCAGTATAGACCCTCAAGTTGATACGCCGGAAAGGTTAAAGAAGTTTTCCATTGAAAATGAAATGGATGGCGAACAATGGCTTTTTCTTCGATCAAATGAGGAGGATACGAGAGAATTTGCGGCAACATTGGCAGTCAATTATAAAAAGATTTCACCAGTTGATTTTTCGCATTCCAATATTATAAGCTTATTCAACGAAGATGGAGAGTTGATCTATCAACAGGAGGGTTTAGGCGTCGATTATGCTCCAACAATCAAAGCAATCGAAGAGGCTGCGAATAAGCTTTAAAACAAATTTTACCAATTCTAATACTTTGCTTGAGCAAAAAAGAAGGGGCTGTCTTTTGAACAGCCCCTCTCTATTTAATTTGTAGTTTTAGTTATTCCTAGTAAAGGGTAAACTCAACACGTCTGTTTTGCTGACGGCCTTCTGCAGTCTTGTTTGTAGCGATTGGTTGGTTTGGACCATAACCTGTAGCCTCAATACGAGAAGCGTTTGCACCTTTAGATACTAGGTATGATTTTACGGATTCAGCACGCTCTTTCGATAAACGCAAGTTAGTTTGCATTGAACCAGTATTGTCTGTGTGACCAGCTAATTTCAAGCTGAAGTTTTTCTCGATCAATAAAGCAGCAACTCTGTTTAATGATTCGTAAGAAGTAGAACGGATTGTCGCTTTACCTAAGTCAAATTCTAAGTTTTTGATGGCTTCATCAACTACTTTTCTATCTTCTTCAGTCACTACGATTTTCTCTACTACTTTAGTTTCGTGTTTCATCTCAGGAAGTGGACATCCAGCTCCATCAACTTTTACACCTGCAGGTGTATTTGGACATTTGTCGAATTTGTTAGCAACACCGTCGCCATCATCATCTTTCAAATCGTTGCTGATACCTGATAATTCTGATTTTAAAGCTTCGTTAGATGCTACTAATGCATCACGCTCTGCTTTTAACTCATCATATTTCTTAACCATAGTAGCTACTGGGTTACTGTTACCTAAGTAAGGTTTGCTACCATCGCCAAGCGCGATTTCTAAACCAGCGTGTGCATACGAGAACAAGTCGTTTTTGTATTGACCTCCGCGTACTCCATCGAAGTCTTGGTTAGCCCAATTCAACTGGTATCCTAAGTCGATGTTAATTCCTTTTGCTACCGCAAATTTGAAACCTGCGTCGATAGGAACGTAT from Sphingobacterium sp. BN32 harbors:
- a CDS encoding OmpA family protein yields the protein MKTNYLKKASLFAVAGLITSTAFAQQNTTTVEGTTPLGSSSEYRTWSIGVNAGLLNQSNIFGFNRAGFDKLDHNVGYSAYIKKQISPSFGLKAQYLGGKVSGTNEDAAAGTVSAFETKMPWSAALSGEFTLANTNWRFFNSIIKPYASIGLGALNFETTTTVDGTASTADSQTKLYVPIDAGFKFAVAKGINIDLGYQLNWANQDFDGVRGGQYKNDLFSYAHAGLEIALGDGSKPYLGNSNPVATMVKKYDELKAERDALVASNEALKSELSGISNDLKDDDGDGVANKFDKCPNTPAGVKVDGAGCPLPEMKHETKVVEKIVVTEEDRKVVDEAIKNLEFDLGKATIRSTSYESLNRVAALLIEKNFSLKLAGHTDNTGSMQTNLRLSKERAESVKSYLVSKGANASRIEATGYGPNQPIATNKTAEGRQQNRRVEFTLY
- a CDS encoding SCO family protein, with the protein product MKINKLIIYGCCGLLMLGCKSSTKDETIEKKQAILTEDLSDLSIYNLPSNWTDQHANQMQLQDLRGNIVVVAMIYTSCQAACPRLVADMRHIEKTVNSKAKSKIKYLLVSIDPQVDTPERLKKFSIENEMDGEQWLFLRSNEEDTREFAATLAVNYKKISPVDFSHSNIISLFNEDGELIYQQEGLGVDYAPTIKAIEEAANKL
- a CDS encoding formylglycine-generating enzyme family protein yields the protein MLKKLKQMLYISFGIAVSYTGHSQEMVLIKKGSYTPLYGSADKKPVQVASFYLDVYPITNQQYLDFLIKNKAYTKSQIKRIFADKSYLNYWKSDLDFGNANPKSPITNVSWYAAKKYCESRGKRLATMDEWEYAAMADARSFDARNKKSYNQFILNWYETPKTYNNVVGSTFKNYWGVYDLHGLVWEWTSDFNSIFLTGESRKDKGEDGNLFCGGASVNASDLMNYAAFMRYAFRGSMKAAYTSRNLGFRCARDIK